From a single Buchnera aphidicola (Cinara cf. splendens/pseudotsugae 3390) genomic region:
- the trpS gene encoding tryptophan--tRNA ligase, whose protein sequence is MLDTKKKDIMFTGIQPTGWPTLGNYCGTMCHWEYIQKKYKCFFCIADLHALTAYSRNRNENSTKNNFSTNILDMVALFLSCGVDPDSSTIFVQSYVHTHSQLYWILSNFVYFGELSRMTQFKQRFLLKNTTIDLSLFCYPVLMAADILLYHTNCVLVGLDQKQHLELVQKIARRFNAIYGNIFVIPDILMLPIGNKIMALQNPEKKMSKSDNNVNNTIFLLENIDSIRLKLQRALTDSDYSSDCIRYDIFNKPGVSNLLSIFSCITSKKISILENEFKNCQYSSFKKKLSDIVCNFISEIQALYYKFRKDEDYLIDILIHGKKNALKYSSKKLYNVFRVLNL, encoded by the coding sequence ATGTTAGATACTAAAAAAAAAGATATTATGTTTACAGGAATTCAACCTACAGGTTGGCCTACCTTGGGTAATTACTGTGGAACTATGTGTCACTGGGAATATATACAAAAAAAATATAAATGTTTCTTTTGTATTGCTGATTTACATGCTTTAACCGCTTACTCCAGAAATAGGAATGAAAATAGCACAAAAAATAATTTTTCTACTAACATACTAGATATGGTGGCATTGTTTTTATCATGTGGTGTTGATCCTGATAGTAGTACGATTTTTGTGCAATCATATGTACATACGCATAGCCAATTATACTGGATTTTGAGTAATTTTGTTTATTTTGGTGAGTTATCCCGTATGACTCAATTTAAACAAAGATTTTTGCTGAAAAATACGACTATTGATTTATCTTTGTTTTGTTACCCTGTTTTAATGGCTGCTGATATTTTATTATATCATACAAATTGTGTTTTAGTAGGTTTAGATCAAAAACAACATTTAGAATTAGTTCAAAAAATTGCTCGTCGTTTTAATGCTATATATGGAAATATTTTTGTTATTCCAGATATTTTAATGTTACCCATAGGTAATAAAATAATGGCTTTACAGAATCCAGAAAAAAAAATGTCAAAATCGGATAATAATGTTAATAACACGATATTTTTACTTGAGAATATTGATTCTATACGTTTGAAATTGCAACGTGCATTAACGGATTCTGACTATTCTTCTGATTGTATTCGTTACGATATTTTTAATAAACCAGGAGTATCTAATTTATTGTCTATTTTTTCTTGTATTACAAGTAAAAAAATTTCAATATTAGAAAATGAATTTAAAAATTGTCAATATTCTAGTTTTAAAAAAAAACTATCAGATATTGTATGTAACTTTATTTCTGAAATACAAGCTTTATACTATAAATTCAGAAAAGATGAAGATTATTTGATTGACATTTTAATACATGGTAAAAAAAATGCTTTAAAATACAGTTCAAAAAAATTATATAATGTTTTTCGCGTTTTAAATTTATGA
- the rpe gene encoding ribulose-phosphate 3-epimerase, with product MKRVVVVPSILSANFCRLGKEIQEVLKAGCNLIHFDVMDNHYVSNLTMGSMILKSIKNSGMKVFFDVHLMASPVDSLISSFANLNVQFITIHPESTNHLDRTIQLIKKIDCGVGLALNPSTSLHFLDYVIDELDLILVMAVNPGFGGQKFLTYVLKKIQQVRSLIDKSQKNILLSVDGGISLSNVVSVIRSGADYVVVGSAIFHSDDYLKTIRKLTGIIIDN from the coding sequence ATGAAACGTGTTGTAGTGGTTCCATCTATTTTGTCTGCAAATTTTTGTCGATTAGGAAAAGAAATACAGGAAGTTCTTAAAGCAGGATGTAATTTAATTCATTTTGATGTTATGGATAATCATTATGTTTCTAATCTCACAATGGGATCTATGATATTAAAATCAATAAAAAATAGCGGAATGAAAGTATTTTTTGATGTTCATTTAATGGCTTCTCCGGTTGACTCGTTGATTTCTTCATTTGCAAATTTAAACGTACAGTTTATTACGATTCATCCCGAATCTACTAATCATTTAGATAGAACTATACAACTAATCAAAAAAATAGATTGTGGTGTTGGTTTAGCTTTAAATCCATCTACTTCATTGCATTTTTTAGATTATGTGATTGATGAATTAGATTTAATTTTAGTAATGGCTGTAAATCCCGGTTTTGGTGGTCAAAAATTTTTGACGTATGTTTTAAAAAAAATTCAACAAGTACGATCTTTGATTGATAAAAGTCAAAAAAATATTTTATTATCGGTAGATGGAGGGATTAGCTTATCTAATGTTGTAAGTGTAATACGATCAGGTGCTGATTATGTAGTTGTTGGTTCTGCTATTTTTCATTCAGATGATTATTTAAAAACAATAAGAAAATTAACAGGTATTATTATAGATAATTAA
- the aroB gene encoding 3-dehydroquinate synthase, which produces MVDKVHVNLMNSSYDISIGFNILKNFFISTIFLNNTNSVIITNNTIKNVILKNKYYSINKNIKNIPIFSIPDGECYKNLKEVENIISFLLKKLYGRDVILIAIGGGVVGDITGFVASIYQRGVNFFQVPTTLLAQVDASIGGKTGVNHILGKNMIGSFWQPKGVLIDIEFLSTLPREHIISGMAEIIKYAIIFDHEFFIWLEKNCFKILQLQKDTLLYCIKKCCELKALVIEADEKESNLRLFLNLGHSFAHAIEAYIGYGKWLHGEAVSVGIVISAYLSVQLNMLHKDYFSRIKTIFYRIGLPIKGPKGMLPQDYLEFMLRDKKVLSGKIRLILPVSIGKVQLFSSIENTSILRFIKKFQEDKH; this is translated from the coding sequence ATGGTAGATAAAGTGCATGTTAATTTAATGAATAGTAGTTATGATATCAGCATTGGTTTCAATATATTAAAAAATTTTTTTATATCGACTATTTTTTTGAATAATACAAATAGTGTTATTATTACAAATAATACTATTAAAAATGTAATTTTAAAAAATAAATATTATAGTATTAATAAAAATATAAAAAATATACCTATTTTTAGTATTCCAGATGGTGAGTGTTATAAAAATTTAAAAGAAGTTGAAAATATTATATCTTTTTTACTAAAAAAATTATATGGAAGAGATGTAATATTAATTGCAATAGGAGGAGGGGTAGTAGGAGATATTACTGGTTTTGTTGCTTCTATTTATCAAAGGGGAGTTAATTTTTTTCAAGTACCGACTACTTTATTGGCTCAAGTAGATGCTTCTATTGGAGGAAAAACAGGAGTTAATCATATATTAGGTAAGAATATGATTGGTTCTTTTTGGCAACCTAAAGGAGTGCTGATTGATATTGAGTTTTTATCAACTCTACCAAGAGAACATATAATTTCTGGAATGGCAGAGATTATTAAATACGCTATTATTTTTGACCATGAATTTTTCATATGGCTAGAAAAAAATTGTTTTAAAATATTACAATTACAAAAAGACACTTTATTATATTGTATAAAAAAATGTTGTGAATTAAAAGCTTTGGTTATTGAAGCTGATGAAAAAGAAAGTAATTTACGATTGTTTTTAAATTTAGGACATAGTTTTGCACACGCTATTGAAGCGTATATTGGATATGGTAAATGGTTACATGGAGAAGCAGTTTCTGTAGGTATTGTAATTTCAGCATATTTATCTGTTCAATTAAATATGTTACATAAAGATTATTTCTCTAGAATAAAAACTATTTTTTATAGAATAGGTTTACCAATTAAAGGTCCCAAAGGTATGTTGCCACAGGATTATCTTGAATTTATGTTACGAGATAAAAAAGTATTATCTGGAAAGATACGATTAATTCTTCCTGTTTCTATTGGAAAAGTACAATTGTTTTCTTCTATTGAAAACACTAGTATATTACGATTTATAAAAAAATTTCAAGAAGATAAGCATTAA
- the aroK gene encoding shikimate kinase AroK: MNSDKKKNIFLIGPMGAGKSTVGRYLSQALDMFFYDSDFEIEKRTGVDIDWVFEVEGESEFRIREEKIINELTNKTGIILSTGGGSILSLKSRDLLQSRGVVIYLRTSIKEQLIRTNMDKKRPLLSLNSNNNENILRSLSVIRNPIYKKMSDFIVDTVNNDIPCIASNIMRFFYGFNKIN, translated from the coding sequence ATGAATAGCGATAAAAAAAAAAATATTTTTTTGATTGGGCCTATGGGAGCTGGAAAAAGTACTGTAGGTCGCTATTTATCCCAAGCTCTAGACATGTTTTTTTATGATTCTGATTTTGAAATTGAAAAAAGAACTGGTGTAGATATAGATTGGGTGTTTGAAGTAGAAGGAGAATCTGAATTTCGTATACGAGAAGAAAAAATTATTAATGAGTTAACGAATAAAACCGGTATAATACTATCTACAGGAGGTGGATCAATACTTTCATTAAAATCTAGGGATTTATTACAATCTAGAGGTGTTGTTATATATTTACGCACTTCAATAAAAGAACAATTAATACGAACTAATATGGATAAAAAAAGACCTTTGCTATCTTTAAACAGTAATAATAATGAGAATATATTACGATCATTATCAGTTATTCGTAATCCAATATATAAAAAGATGTCTGATTTTATTGTTGATACAGTTAATAATGATATTCCATGTATAGCTTCGAATATCATGCGATTTTTTTATGGTTTTAACAAAATCAATTAA
- a CDS encoding NfuA family Fe-S biogenesis protein yields the protein MITISDSAKQYIISLLSKKKVETNIRIFINSPGTTHAECGMSYCELQDIDSINDQKISFNEFYIYIHKSMVPFLKNSSIDLIKNELGSQITLKAPYAKSAQKFRHSSQLENDVQKFLFAQVNPTLLLHGGSVNLINISSDGVVFLQFSGGCNGCSMISSTLKLGIEKQLMKHFSEISRVEDITNHVYGQHSYY from the coding sequence ATGATTACAATATCAGATTCAGCTAAACAATATATAATTAGTTTGTTGTCCAAAAAAAAAGTAGAAACAAATATTAGAATTTTTATTAATTCTCCAGGAACTACACATGCTGAATGTGGCATGTCGTATTGTGAGCTTCAAGATATTGATTCAATAAATGATCAAAAAATTTCTTTTAATGAATTTTATATTTATATTCATAAATCTATGGTTCCTTTTTTGAAAAATTCTAGTATAGATCTTATTAAAAATGAATTAGGATCACAAATTACTTTAAAGGCTCCTTATGCAAAATCAGCACAAAAATTTCGTCATAGTTCTCAATTAGAAAACGATGTACAAAAATTTTTATTTGCTCAAGTTAATCCTACATTGTTATTGCATGGTGGTTCTGTCAATTTGATAAATATTAGTAGTGATGGAGTTGTTTTTTTACAATTTTCAGGTGGATGTAATGGTTGTTCTATGATTAGCTCTACATTAAAGTTAGGTATAGAAAAACAATTAATGAAACATTTTTCTGAAATTTCCCGAGTAGAAGATATAACAAATCATGTTTATGGCCAACACTCCTATTATTAA
- a CDS encoding alpha/beta fold hydrolase: MNKNKKKVHFSVFGTGKIHLILLHGWGLHSIVWNKIIPILKPHFTLHTFDLPGFGKNINSPIMTFKQISNYLLKKKKRKVIWIGWSMGGLLAHYLSLQYPHNTLATIYVASSPYFIQEKKWPGVPISTLYSIKKSILSCYNNFLKNFILIHVINTHQYKISKLIIKEKFSKKYPNPKKKAIEIGYNWLTKIDYRKKILCPKIPTLRIYGELDNLIPKETYKKIENLYQKKDSIIIKGAKHAPFLSHPKIFSKIIYNFIKNNV, encoded by the coding sequence ATGAATAAAAATAAAAAAAAAGTACATTTTTCTGTTTTTGGAACAGGAAAAATTCATTTAATATTATTACATGGATGGGGATTACATTCCATAGTATGGAACAAAATTATTCCAATATTAAAACCACATTTTACATTACATACATTTGATTTACCTGGATTTGGAAAAAATATAAATTCTCCTATAATGACATTTAAACAAATATCTAATTATTTATTAAAGAAAAAAAAAAGAAAAGTTATATGGATCGGATGGTCTATGGGAGGATTACTTGCACACTATTTAAGTCTACAATATCCACATAATACGCTAGCAACTATTTATGTAGCATCATCACCATATTTTATACAAGAAAAAAAATGGCCAGGAGTACCTATAAGTACGTTATACTCTATAAAAAAGAGTATTTTGTCATGTTATAATAATTTTTTAAAAAATTTTATTTTAATACATGTTATTAATACACACCAATACAAAATTTCTAAACTTATAATAAAAGAAAAATTTTCCAAAAAATATCCTAATCCAAAAAAAAAAGCTATTGAAATAGGATATAACTGGTTAACCAAAATTGATTACAGAAAAAAAATATTATGCCCAAAAATTCCAACATTGAGAATATATGGAGAATTAGATAATCTCATACCAAAAGAAACATATAAAAAAATAGAAAATCTATACCAAAAAAAAGACTCTATTATTATAAAAGGAGCTAAACATGCACCCTTTTTATCTCATCCCAAAATTTTTAGTAAAATTATATATAATTTTATCAAAAATAATGTCTAA
- the ssb gene encoding single-stranded DNA-binding protein: MASRGVNKVILIGYLGQHPDVRYMPNGGTVVNITIATSDIWKDKNTGETKEKTEWHRVVLFGKIAEIAGQYLKKGSQVYIEGSLQTRKWKDQNGLDRYTTEIIVSVTGSMQMLGSRNTTSVSSSVNEIQGVSHEDGLSTSMNVNTISKDISSEFKNKSHLVDTTSKIDFDDEDIPF; the protein is encoded by the coding sequence ATGGCAAGTAGAGGCGTAAACAAAGTTATTTTAATTGGTTACTTAGGACAACATCCAGATGTACGATATATGCCTAATGGTGGAACTGTAGTAAATATTACTATTGCTACTTCAGATATATGGAAAGACAAAAATACTGGTGAAACCAAAGAGAAAACTGAATGGCATAGAGTAGTTTTGTTTGGTAAAATTGCTGAAATTGCTGGTCAATATTTAAAAAAAGGATCACAAGTTTACATAGAAGGATCTTTACAGACTCGAAAATGGAAAGATCAAAATGGATTAGATCGTTATACTACGGAAATAATAGTTAGTGTCACCGGTTCTATGCAAATGTTAGGTTCACGAAATACAACTAGTGTATCATCATCTGTTAATGAGATACAAGGTGTGTCACATGAAGACGGTTTGTCTACATCTATGAATGTTAATACTATTTCTAAAGATATTTCTTCTGAATTTAAAAATAAATCACATTTAGTAGATACAACATCAAAAATTGATTTTGATGATGAAGATATTCCTTTTTGA
- the dusA gene encoding tRNA dihydrouridine(20/20a) synthase DusA, with product MQKKNVHKFSVAPMLKYTDRHCLFFYRQLTKKTFLYTEMITTYELINKKNLFSKKQVMNNAPIAIQLAGNNYIHFKKCAKIAYFMGFNEINLNIGCPSQHAQSGKFGVYLMNTPNIVYHCIKTIYFTVPIPISVKIRIGTNKNNNYQFLKNFIQQVSKNQYCIKFIIHARIADLQLNSPKKNRNVPKLNYQYVYQIKKDFPHLRIILNGGIKSILEIQKHLKHVDGIMMGREIYKNPLLLCKIDKEIFSRKKKFNFKKFLKKMLQYTEKEVKKNTKILHIMKHMLNIFYKQPYSKKWKQYILKKIHHKNDAHNLFTKIDKIFNKKNHNIIDN from the coding sequence ATGCAAAAAAAAAATGTACATAAATTTTCTGTTGCACCCATGTTAAAATATACTGACAGACATTGTCTATTTTTTTACAGACAATTAACTAAAAAAACTTTTTTATATACAGAAATGATTACTACTTATGAATTAATAAATAAAAAAAATTTATTTTCAAAAAAACAGGTAATGAATAACGCTCCTATCGCAATTCAATTAGCCGGAAATAACTATATACATTTTAAAAAATGTGCCAAAATAGCATACTTCATGGGATTTAATGAAATAAATTTAAATATTGGTTGTCCTTCACAACACGCTCAATCTGGTAAATTTGGAGTATATTTAATGAATACTCCCAACATAGTGTATCATTGTATAAAAACTATATATTTTACTGTACCAATACCTATAAGTGTAAAAATCAGAATCGGAACTAATAAAAATAATAATTATCAATTTCTTAAAAATTTTATTCAACAAGTATCAAAAAACCAATACTGCATTAAATTTATTATACACGCAAGAATTGCTGATTTACAACTAAATAGTCCTAAAAAGAACAGAAATGTACCTAAATTAAACTATCAATATGTTTATCAAATAAAAAAAGATTTTCCTCATTTAAGGATTATTTTAAACGGAGGAATAAAATCTATTCTGGAAATACAAAAACATTTAAAACATGTAGATGGTATTATGATGGGTCGAGAAATCTATAAAAATCCACTATTATTATGTAAAATAGATAAAGAAATTTTCTCTCGTAAAAAAAAATTCAATTTCAAAAAATTTTTAAAAAAAATGCTCCAGTATACTGAAAAAGAAGTAAAAAAAAACACCAAAATTCTTCACATAATGAAACACATGTTAAATATTTTTTATAAACAACCATATTCAAAAAAATGGAAACAATACATTTTAAAAAAAATACATCATAAAAATGATGCACACAATTTATTTACTAAAATAGATAAAATATTTAATAAAAAAAATCATAATATAATTGATAATTAA
- the dnaB gene encoding replicative DNA helicase encodes MIESIKNKNEFKTPPHSLEAEQSVLGGLMLDNQQWDVISEYIVTEDFYSQQHQLIFCEMKFLIEKGSPIDLITLSESLEQKGELNNVGRFSYLAEISKNTPSITNIISYAEIIRERAIIREIVSTAHNIAYAGYHPKGRTSLELLDYAESSVFKISETRSAGKEGPKNIEKILDTTIQSIEKLLKKPNDGITGLNTGYHDLNKKTFGLQKSDLIIIAARPSMGKTTFAMNLCENTAMLYEKPILIFSLEMPGEQIMIRMLASLSRVNQSKIRTGQLSDEEWSRISSTINILLKKKNIYIDDSSGLTPNEVRSRSRKIYRENNGLSLIMIDYLQLIKIPALSGNRTLEIAEISRTLKSLAKELNIPIIALSQLNRSLEQRSDKRPVNSDLRESGSLEQDADLILFIYRDELYHENSEFKGIAEIIIGKQRNGPTGTVRLTFNGKWSRFDNYTNQKYHN; translated from the coding sequence ATGATAGAATCAATAAAAAATAAAAATGAATTCAAAACACCTCCTCATTCATTAGAAGCTGAACAATCTGTATTGGGAGGATTAATGCTAGATAACCAACAATGGGATGTAATTTCTGAATATATTGTCACTGAAGATTTTTATAGTCAACAACATCAATTAATTTTTTGCGAAATGAAATTTCTAATAGAAAAAGGCTCTCCAATTGATTTAATTACGCTCTCCGAGTCATTAGAGCAAAAAGGAGAACTGAACAATGTTGGAAGATTTTCTTATTTAGCAGAAATTTCAAAAAATACACCTAGCATTACTAATATTATTTCTTATGCAGAAATAATACGAGAAAGAGCAATAATACGTGAAATTGTTTCTACAGCACATAATATTGCATATGCAGGATATCATCCCAAAGGACGTACAAGTCTTGAACTACTAGATTATGCTGAGTCTAGTGTATTTAAAATTTCTGAAACACGTTCTGCGGGTAAAGAAGGACCTAAAAATATAGAAAAAATTTTAGATACTACTATTCAATCCATTGAAAAATTGTTAAAAAAACCAAATGATGGAATAACTGGATTAAATACCGGATATCATGATTTAAATAAAAAAACATTTGGATTACAAAAATCAGATCTTATTATTATCGCTGCTCGACCATCTATGGGTAAAACTACATTTGCTATGAATTTATGTGAAAATACAGCAATGTTGTATGAAAAACCAATTTTAATATTCAGTTTAGAAATGCCGGGAGAACAAATCATGATTCGTATGTTAGCTTCTCTATCACGAGTTAATCAATCTAAAATTCGAACTGGACAATTAAGTGATGAAGAATGGAGCAGAATATCGAGCACTATAAATATTTTATTAAAAAAGAAAAACATTTATATAGATGATTCATCTGGATTAACACCTAATGAGGTACGATCTCGCTCAAGAAAAATATATCGAGAAAACAACGGATTAAGTTTAATCATGATAGATTATCTTCAGTTAATTAAAATACCTGCGTTATCTGGTAATAGAACACTAGAAATAGCTGAAATTTCAAGAACATTAAAATCTTTAGCAAAAGAATTAAATATTCCAATTATTGCTCTATCACAATTAAATCGATCTCTAGAACAGAGATCCGATAAAAGACCTGTTAATTCAGATTTAAGAGAGTCTGGTTCTTTAGAACAAGATGCTGATCTAATTCTTTTTATTTATAGAGATGAACTCTATCATGAAAATAGCGAATTTAAAGGTATTGCTGAAATTATTATAGGTAAACAAAGAAATGGCCCTACTGGAACTGTACGATTAACATTTAATGGGAAATGGTCACGTTTTGATAATTATACTAATCAAAAATATCACAATTAA
- the ruvX gene encoding Holliday junction resolvase RuvX, with the protein MIIICFDYGIKTIGVAIAETRIKSSTPIKSIINKKNTLWNKINDIIQYWKPKNIVIGYPYCIKKNINKKIKKFSYICKKKFNKHVFLYNENYSSKEAQLFLKKKKKKKYLYTLHFS; encoded by the coding sequence ATGATTATCATATGTTTTGACTATGGAATAAAAACTATTGGAGTTGCTATAGCTGAAACAAGAATAAAATCTTCTACTCCTATAAAATCTATAATTAATAAAAAAAACACATTATGGAATAAAATTAATGATATAATCCAATATTGGAAACCTAAAAATATAGTTATTGGATATCCATATTGTATAAAAAAAAACATAAACAAAAAAATCAAAAAATTCAGTTATATTTGTAAAAAAAAATTCAATAAACATGTTTTTTTATATAATGAAAACTATTCATCAAAAGAAGCTCAGTTGTTTTTAAAGAAAAAAAAAAAAAAAAAATATTTGTATACACTCCATTTCAGCTAA
- the hemW gene encoding radical SAM family heme chaperone HemW → MNKKNTHTLPSISLYIHIPWCIKKCPYCDFHSYPRSNKISEKKYIKHVLYDLKNDQKIISNRIIKSIFIGGGTPSLLKSTSILYLLSKIKKLLSVSKNTEISIEINPDIDKTKKILEYYQAGVNRFSIGIQTFNSFLLKKINRKYNNKKTMELINSTENLSNRNLNIDLMYGLPEQTVQNVLDDLYQTILIQPEHISWYQLNIEPNTKFYAQNISLPSLHTIKIMTIQGKELLHKYGYIQYEISSYSKKIKYQCQHNLNYWNFGDYIGIGCGAHGKITQLNQKIIRTIKTKNDTIYMIGNYLKKKYIVPKKDIPIEFFLNKFRLLKPIRYKEFEKKTYIKIIKIKEKITVAKKKGFLQENMNSWIVTSKGRNQLNSLLSIFLE, encoded by the coding sequence ATGAACAAAAAAAATACACATACATTACCGTCAATTAGCTTATATATTCATATACCATGGTGTATCAAAAAATGTCCATATTGTGATTTTCATTCATATCCACGATCAAACAAAATTTCAGAAAAAAAATATATCAAGCATGTTCTTTATGATTTAAAAAATGATCAAAAAATAATTTCAAATCGAATTATTAAATCAATTTTTATTGGTGGAGGAACACCTAGTTTATTAAAAAGTACTTCAATACTATATTTGTTATCTAAAATAAAAAAATTACTGTCCGTTTCTAAAAATACAGAAATTTCTATAGAAATTAATCCCGATATAGATAAAACAAAAAAAATATTAGAGTATTATCAAGCAGGTGTTAACAGATTTTCAATAGGAATTCAAACGTTCAATTCGTTTTTACTAAAAAAAATAAATAGAAAATACAATAACAAAAAAACAATGGAATTGATTAATTCTACTGAAAATTTATCTAATAGAAATCTAAATATAGATTTAATGTACGGTCTTCCAGAACAAACAGTTCAAAACGTTTTAGATGATCTGTACCAGACTATTCTTATACAACCTGAACACATATCTTGGTATCAGCTTAATATTGAGCCAAATACTAAATTTTATGCACAAAATATATCGCTACCATCACTTCATACTATTAAAATTATGACCATACAAGGAAAAGAATTACTTCACAAGTATGGATATATACAATATGAAATATCTTCTTATTCTAAGAAAATAAAATATCAATGCCAACATAATCTTAATTACTGGAATTTTGGCGACTATATTGGCATTGGATGCGGAGCTCATGGAAAAATAACTCAATTAAACCAGAAAATCATCAGAACCATAAAAACTAAAAATGATACCATATACATGATCGGAAATTATCTTAAAAAAAAATATATTGTTCCAAAAAAAGATATTCCTATAGAATTTTTTTTAAACAAATTTAGACTGCTAAAACCTATACGATATAAAGAATTTGAAAAAAAAACTTATATTAAAATCATAAAAATTAAAGAAAAAATAACTGTTGCTAAAAAAAAAGGATTTCTTCAAGAAAATATGAATTCATGGATAGTTACTTCGAAAGGGAGAAATCAGTTAAATTCATTATTGTCAATATTTTTAGAGTAA
- the trmB gene encoding tRNA (guanosine(46)-N7)-methyltransferase TrmB: MTILINNVFDKNNKKNTNNLSLIKSYVIRRSISQKKKEYILKYWKIYGIDFNKYFFLDYSVFFFNDQPYIIDVGFGDGKLFVEKAISNPHINFIGVEVYPRSIFSAIRYANIFQASNIRIIFHNIEEVLFYMIPDNTISMMQIFFPDPWFKNKHHKRRLINNFFIKLIEKKIIFGGFIHIITDCLLYSSKIYYLMSQNPKFKCLLGKNTIFTLFSTYIQTKFEKRAILLNNKIFDYKYKFTG; the protein is encoded by the coding sequence ATGACTATTTTAATAAATAATGTATTTGATAAAAATAATAAAAAAAATACAAATAATTTGTCTTTAATTAAAAGTTATGTAATAAGAAGAAGTATTAGTCAAAAAAAAAAAGAATATATATTAAAATATTGGAAAATTTATGGTATTGATTTTAATAAATATTTCTTTTTAGATTATTCTGTTTTTTTTTTTAATGATCAACCATACATTATAGATGTTGGTTTTGGTGATGGTAAATTATTTGTGGAAAAAGCTATTAGTAATCCGCATATAAATTTTATTGGAGTGGAAGTGTATCCTAGAAGTATTTTTTCAGCCATACGGTACGCTAATATATTTCAAGCATCTAATATACGTATTATATTTCATAATATTGAAGAAGTTTTATTCTATATGATTCCAGATAATACTATTAGTATGATGCAAATTTTTTTTCCTGATCCTTGGTTTAAAAATAAACATCATAAAAGAAGATTAATTAATAATTTTTTTATTAAATTAATAGAAAAAAAAATTATTTTCGGTGGTTTTATACATATTATTACAGACTGTTTACTTTATTCTTCTAAAATATATTATTTAATGTCACAAAATCCCAAATTTAAATGTTTGTTAGGAAAAAATACTATTTTTACTTTGTTTAGTACGTATATACAAACAAAATTTGAAAAAAGAGCTATATTATTAAATAATAAAATTTTTGATTATAAATATAAATTTACAGGTTGA
- a CDS encoding oxidative damage protection protein, translated as MKKKYKRIIFCFFLKKEEEGLEYPFFPGKTGQKIYQEISKKAWSFWLIQQTKIINEKKLNMFLEKDRAYIKRKMKKFLFHNKKN; from the coding sequence ATGAAAAAAAAATATAAACGCATAATTTTTTGTTTTTTTTTAAAGAAAGAAGAAGAAGGATTAGAATATCCATTTTTCCCAGGAAAAACAGGACAAAAAATTTATCAAGAAATTTCTAAAAAAGCATGGTCTTTTTGGTTGATTCAGCAAACTAAAATCATAAATGAAAAAAAATTAAATATGTTTTTAGAAAAAGATAGAGCTTATATAAAAAGAAAAATGAAAAAATTTTTATTTCATAACAAAAAAAATTAA